One window of the bacterium (Candidatus Blackallbacteria) CG13_big_fil_rev_8_21_14_2_50_49_14 genome contains the following:
- a CDS encoding isocitrate lyase, which produces MKSESVNTLEQAWQSERWQGIQRPYSAEQVIRLRGSVSPEHTLARRGAEKLWQRLQNQSFVRALGALTGNQAVEYIQAGLQAIYLSGWQVAGDANSAGQTYPDQSLYPVDSVPTVVRRINNALQRADQIESLQGEVSRDWFAPIVADAEAGFGGVLNAYELMKAMIEAGAAGIHFEDQLASEKKCGHMGGKVLVPTAEFIRKLVAARLAADVLDVPTLLVARTDAQAAQLLTSDIDERDRPFLSGERTSEGFFRLKGGLDCAIARGLEYAPYADLVWCETSTPDLGEAREFAQALHAKFPGKMLAYNCSPSFNWQRHLSAAEIAKFQETLGELGYRFQFVTLAGFHALNTASFELAEAYSREGMAAYSRLQEREFALEKQHGFSAVKHQRFVGAGYFDEIQQVITGGLSSTTALAGSTEEAQFH; this is translated from the coding sequence ATGAAATCTGAATCTGTAAACACCCTTGAACAAGCTTGGCAAAGCGAGCGCTGGCAGGGCATTCAACGCCCCTACAGTGCTGAGCAAGTCATCCGTCTGCGGGGCAGTGTCAGCCCCGAACACACCCTGGCCCGCAGGGGGGCCGAAAAACTCTGGCAAAGACTGCAAAATCAGTCTTTTGTCAGAGCCCTGGGTGCACTCACCGGCAACCAGGCTGTGGAATATATCCAGGCCGGCCTGCAGGCGATCTACCTGAGTGGCTGGCAGGTCGCAGGGGATGCCAATAGCGCAGGACAAACCTATCCCGACCAGAGCCTCTACCCGGTCGACAGTGTTCCCACCGTCGTGCGTCGCATCAACAATGCCCTGCAAAGAGCCGACCAGATTGAAAGCCTGCAGGGAGAAGTCAGTCGCGACTGGTTCGCCCCGATCGTCGCCGATGCCGAAGCGGGTTTTGGCGGCGTGCTCAACGCCTATGAACTGATGAAAGCCATGATCGAAGCGGGGGCTGCGGGGATTCATTTTGAAGACCAACTGGCCTCAGAAAAGAAATGTGGACATATGGGCGGCAAGGTTTTGGTGCCTACCGCTGAGTTTATCCGCAAACTGGTAGCTGCCCGACTGGCAGCCGATGTACTCGATGTGCCCACCCTGCTGGTGGCCCGTACCGATGCCCAAGCAGCCCAATTGCTGACCAGCGATATTGATGAACGCGACCGCCCCTTTTTAAGCGGTGAACGCACTTCTGAAGGCTTCTTCCGTCTCAAAGGGGGGCTGGACTGCGCGATTGCCAGAGGCTTGGAATATGCCCCTTACGCAGATCTGGTCTGGTGCGAAACCTCAACCCCGGATCTGGGAGAGGCCCGTGAGTTTGCCCAAGCCCTGCATGCCAAATTCCCTGGCAAAATGCTGGCGTATAATTGTTCTCCCTCTTTCAATTGGCAACGGCATCTCTCTGCCGCTGAAATTGCAAAATTTCAGGAAACCCTCGGTGAACTGGGGTATCGCTTCCAGTTTGTTACCCTGGCGGGCTTTCATGCCCTCAATACCGCATCTTTTGAGCTGGCTGAAGCCTATAGCCGCGAAGGCATGGCAGCCTATTCCCGTCTGCAGGAGCGTGAATTCGCGCTCGAAAAACAGCATGGGTTCAGTGCCGTCAAGCATCAGCGTTTTGTCGGTGCCGGTTATTTCGACGAGATCCAGCAGGTCATTACGGGGGGGCTCAGCTCCACCACGGCCTTGGCGGGGTCTACCGAAGAAGCTCAATTCCATTAG
- a CDS encoding NADH-quinone oxidoreductase subunit NuoH: MNPLESIFTQIYTLIMKLTEMLLPAPLYKQFSMQIGIMIGITAILIFGPVTMLFLTWMERKVVARMQKRYGPNRVGPFGSLQPFADGIKMFMKEDIIPKAADPLLHSLAPMLVVMPAVMIFSVLPFGKDLLLVDLNVATIFIMSISSIETVAILMAGWSSHNTYSLISSLRAAAQVISYEIPMGFSMVVVLMMSGSMSTLAIVKAQEPGWFVLTPWGFVGFLIFFISGVAEVNRSPFDMPEAESELIAGFHTEYSGMKFGLFYMAEFLGAFAIAAFSTTFFFGGWLGPAILPSWAWFILKTYVFIFVIFWFRGTLPRFRVDLMLNFCWKYLVPMSLLNILLAALWYYLPAGPVRWGVGWLVGAAVIFGAHQVLTYHRVKRLYSAYERPVKPAAVPAP, encoded by the coding sequence ATGAATCCCCTGGAAAGTATTTTTACTCAAATTTATACCCTGATCATGAAGCTGACTGAAATGCTTTTGCCTGCGCCTTTGTATAAGCAATTCTCAATGCAGATAGGTATCATGATTGGCATCACTGCAATTTTGATCTTTGGGCCTGTGACCATGCTCTTTCTGACCTGGATGGAGCGCAAGGTGGTCGCTCGCATGCAAAAACGCTATGGCCCGAATCGGGTCGGCCCCTTTGGCTCACTTCAGCCTTTTGCCGATGGCATTAAGATGTTTATGAAAGAAGACATTATTCCCAAGGCCGCAGACCCGCTTTTGCACAGTCTTGCGCCCATGCTGGTGGTCATGCCCGCCGTGATGATCTTCTCGGTTTTGCCCTTTGGCAAAGACCTTTTGCTGGTGGACCTGAATGTCGCCACGATTTTTATTATGAGTATTTCTTCGATCGAAACCGTCGCGATTTTGATGGCCGGTTGGAGTTCTCACAATACTTACTCCCTGATCAGCTCTCTGCGTGCTGCCGCCCAGGTCATTTCTTACGAAATTCCGATGGGTTTTTCGATGGTGGTGGTGTTGATGATGTCAGGCTCGATGTCGACCCTGGCGATTGTCAAAGCCCAGGAGCCCGGTTGGTTTGTCTTGACTCCCTGGGGATTTGTGGGCTTCTTGATCTTTTTTATCAGCGGTGTGGCCGAAGTCAACCGTTCGCCCTTTGATATGCCCGAAGCCGAGTCTGAGTTGATTGCCGGTTTTCATACTGAATACAGCGGCATGAAATTTGGTCTGTTTTATATGGCCGAATTTTTGGGCGCTTTTGCGATTGCAGCTTTCAGCACGACCTTTTTCTTTGGGGGTTGGCTGGGCCCTGCGATTTTACCCAGTTGGGCCTGGTTTATTCTCAAAACCTATGTCTTTATCTTTGTGATTTTCTGGTTCCGGGGAACCCTGCCACGTTTCCGTGTCGATTTGATGCTGAATTTCTGTTGGAAATACCTGGTGCCGATGTCTTTGTTGAATATTCTGCTGGCTGCGCTTTGGTATTATCTGCCTGCAGGGCCTGTACGCTGGGGCGTGGGCTGGCTGGTCGGAGCGGCTGTGATCTTTGGCGCCCACCAGGTGCTGACCTATCACCGCGTCAAGCGGCTTTACTCGGCCTATGAACGGCCCGTAAAGCCCGCGGCTGTTCCGGCCCCTTGA
- a CDS encoding NADH-quinone oxidoreductase subunit NuoD, with protein MSELRVIQGPQDETAALEAEVRKHVSITSVDKVVDFLSNWGRRSSIWPMQFGLACCAIEMICAASARFDISRFGSELFRASPRQADLMIVSGTVTKRMIPMIVRLYNQMPEPKYVISMGACATSGGPFKEGYNVVSGIDEFIPVDVYITGCPPTPQALFAGLIELQKKIDKQHYRDVRWYRKDESDERAIPRLGPDLVDIRQLPAIKEALAEGKIQPAPAVLPEYMAAFPVYEPEPPEPEPAADEADDKKKKLAARKKKAVEPPTVTPIMQKLLEQFPEVRVTTVSSLLVPAQRLQNVVFSLRDQGYTYLANLTSVDCQDCFEVVYHFTSPDQTSAEKPPVVLAVRTDKEKPSVPSLTPFWPGADFQEREVYDMMGIRFEGHPHLRRILMWEGYEGWPLRKDFLEPYYEEPVKIFSSRWREGHHDFAENRNIWGRNVRYPEHWDPETFPWQDDDPVLSAISPDSDLRTDLVEVNMGPQHPSTHGVFRMKLALDGEKIVRLYPMMGYLHRNHEKIGERNAWVMNIPYTDRLDYITSMVNNHGYVLAVEKLTGMEVPERAEYLRVIMSELTRIASHLWAQGFLLNDLGAFFTPMLYAAQERELILDLFEMTSGSRIMCNYMRFGGVSHDLPEEFYQPFNHLINERLPRMIDELDKFLTTNEIVMERTQGLGVLSAEDAIAYSCSGPVLRGSGVPFDLRRNQPYSIYDRFDFNVITQPKGDVYSRYLVRLGELHESLKILRQAIKDLPEGEIISKKQWNMRVPAGHAYAAVESPKGQLGYYVVSDGKTNPYRYHIRSGSFINLTALEKMSRGHMVADVVVILGSLDIVLGEVDR; from the coding sequence ATGAGTGAACTACGCGTTATTCAAGGTCCCCAGGACGAAACTGCCGCTCTTGAGGCAGAAGTCCGCAAACACGTTTCCATAACCTCTGTTGACAAAGTCGTTGATTTTTTAAGCAATTGGGGGCGTCGCTCCTCGATCTGGCCCATGCAATTTGGCCTTGCCTGCTGCGCCATTGAAATGATCTGTGCAGCCAGCGCCCGTTTCGATATCTCCCGTTTTGGCTCTGAACTCTTTCGGGCCTCTCCCCGCCAGGCCGATTTGATGATCGTGTCTGGAACCGTGACCAAGCGCATGATTCCCATGATTGTGCGTCTCTATAACCAAATGCCCGAACCCAAATACGTGATTTCGATGGGGGCCTGTGCCACCAGTGGCGGCCCGTTCAAAGAAGGTTATAACGTGGTTTCGGGGATCGATGAGTTTATTCCTGTCGATGTCTATATCACCGGCTGTCCTCCTACCCCCCAGGCCCTGTTTGCCGGTTTGATTGAGCTTCAGAAAAAAATAGACAAGCAGCATTACCGCGACGTACGCTGGTATCGCAAAGACGAGTCAGATGAACGTGCCATTCCCAGACTGGGCCCCGATCTGGTTGATATTCGCCAGTTACCGGCGATTAAAGAAGCGTTGGCTGAAGGTAAAATTCAGCCTGCTCCGGCTGTTTTACCCGAGTATATGGCTGCCTTTCCGGTTTATGAGCCCGAACCTCCCGAGCCTGAACCCGCAGCAGACGAAGCCGATGATAAAAAGAAAAAACTCGCAGCCCGCAAGAAAAAGGCGGTTGAACCCCCGACCGTGACCCCGATCATGCAGAAGCTTCTTGAGCAGTTTCCTGAAGTCAGGGTGACCACGGTCAGCAGTCTGCTGGTGCCTGCCCAACGCTTGCAAAATGTCGTCTTTTCTCTGCGCGATCAGGGCTATACCTATCTCGCCAATCTGACGTCGGTAGACTGTCAGGATTGTTTTGAAGTGGTTTACCACTTTACCTCCCCTGACCAGACCTCTGCCGAAAAGCCCCCTGTGGTCTTGGCGGTGCGCACTGACAAAGAAAAACCGAGTGTTCCTTCTCTGACCCCCTTCTGGCCGGGTGCAGACTTTCAGGAGCGTGAAGTCTATGACATGATGGGCATTCGCTTTGAAGGTCACCCCCACCTGCGTCGGATTCTGATGTGGGAGGGCTATGAAGGCTGGCCCCTGCGCAAAGACTTTTTAGAACCTTATTACGAAGAACCTGTCAAGATTTTCAGCTCCCGCTGGCGCGAAGGCCATCACGATTTTGCTGAAAACCGCAATATCTGGGGCCGCAATGTGCGCTACCCAGAACATTGGGACCCTGAGACCTTTCCCTGGCAGGATGACGATCCCGTTTTATCTGCGATCAGCCCAGACAGCGATTTGCGCACCGATTTGGTTGAAGTCAATATGGGGCCTCAGCACCCCAGCACCCACGGGGTGTTTCGTATGAAACTGGCCCTGGATGGTGAAAAAATTGTACGTCTTTATCCGATGATGGGCTATCTGCACCGCAACCATGAGAAGATCGGTGAACGCAATGCCTGGGTTATGAATATTCCCTATACCGATCGCCTCGACTATATCACCTCGATGGTCAATAACCACGGCTATGTGCTGGCGGTTGAAAAGCTGACGGGCATGGAAGTGCCTGAGCGGGCTGAGTATCTGCGGGTGATTATGTCCGAGCTGACCCGTATCGCCAGCCATCTCTGGGCGCAAGGCTTTCTGCTCAATGACTTGGGGGCCTTTTTTACCCCCATGCTCTATGCTGCGCAGGAGCGGGAACTGATTCTCGATTTGTTTGAAATGACCAGTGGTTCACGCATCATGTGCAACTATATGCGCTTTGGGGGGGTATCGCATGACCTGCCCGAAGAGTTTTATCAGCCCTTCAACCACCTGATCAATGAGCGCCTGCCGCGCATGATTGATGAGTTGGATAAGTTTTTAACCACCAACGAAATCGTAATGGAACGCACCCAGGGCTTGGGTGTGCTTTCTGCCGAAGATGCGATTGCTTACAGCTGCTCTGGCCCTGTATTGAGAGGCAGCGGAGTGCCCTTTGACCTGCGCCGCAACCAACCCTACTCGATCTATGACCGCTTTGATTTTAATGTGATTACCCAGCCCAAGGGCGATGTCTATTCCCGTTACTTAGTCCGCTTGGGTGAACTGCATGAATCGCTTAAGATTCTGCGCCAGGCGATTAAAGACCTGCCCGAAGGCGAGATTATTTCTAAAAAACAGTGGAATATGCGCGTACCTGCCGGGCATGCCTATGCCGCTGTAGAAAGCCCCAAAGGGCAGTTGGGCTATTACGTGGTGAGTGATGGAAAAACCAATCCCTACCGCTACCATATTCGTTCAGGCAGCTTTATTAACCTGACGGCTCTTGAGAAAATGAGCCGGGGCCATATGGTCGCCGACGTGGTGGTGATATTGGGAAGTTTGGATATTGTTCTGGGAGAAGTTGACCGATGA
- a CDS encoding malate synthase A, with product MKTQVLPAGLELLATPPETHWPVLSSEALEFITTLQREFNPRRQALLARRQERQKQLDAGLKPDFLPETQGIRSGDWKIAPLPTALQKRHLEITGPVDAKMVINALNSGADMFMADFEDASSPTWPHMLEGQSNLAEAIRGTLRYQSGEKSYQLNPQTAVLLVRPRGWHLPEKHLLVNGEPISASLFDFGLYFFHNAKELIARGLGPWFYLPKLESHQEAALWNDVFVRAQELLGIPQGTIKATVLIETILAAFEMDEILYVLREHIAGLNAGRWDYIFSLIKKFRNHPDAVLPDRAQITMQVPFMQAYCNLLVHTCHKRGAHAMGGMAAFIPSRRDPEITEKALAQVRADKEREIRQGFDGTWVAHPDLVPVAREAFAALAGEPHQKSVLRSEIEVKAQDLLNFKIPEGQISEAGFRLNINVALQYLAAWLQGQGAVAIHHLMEDAATAEISRAQLWQWLHRPEIRFSTGEPIHFIHYETCLAEELEKIQAQTAPQNHAALKAAAQVLNSLVQAEIFPEFLTLSAYQLL from the coding sequence ATGAAAACCCAAGTTCTTCCCGCCGGCCTTGAACTGCTGGCCACCCCACCCGAAACCCACTGGCCCGTGCTCAGTTCGGAAGCCCTTGAATTTATTACCACCCTGCAAAGAGAATTCAATCCCCGCCGCCAAGCACTCCTGGCCCGCCGCCAGGAACGCCAGAAACAGCTCGACGCAGGTCTGAAACCTGATTTTTTACCAGAAACCCAAGGCATTCGCTCAGGCGATTGGAAAATCGCCCCCTTGCCCACTGCCCTGCAAAAACGCCATCTTGAAATCACAGGGCCTGTCGATGCCAAAATGGTGATCAACGCGCTCAACTCAGGTGCGGATATGTTCATGGCCGATTTTGAAGATGCCTCCAGCCCAACCTGGCCCCATATGCTCGAAGGCCAATCCAATCTGGCCGAAGCCATTCGCGGCACCCTGCGCTATCAAAGCGGCGAAAAAAGCTACCAACTGAATCCCCAAACCGCAGTCTTGCTGGTGCGCCCCCGCGGCTGGCATCTGCCCGAAAAACACCTGCTGGTCAATGGCGAGCCGATTTCAGCTTCGCTCTTTGATTTCGGCCTTTACTTTTTTCACAATGCCAAAGAACTGATAGCACGCGGCTTGGGCCCCTGGTTCTATTTGCCCAAACTTGAAAGCCATCAGGAAGCCGCCCTTTGGAACGATGTCTTTGTCAGGGCCCAGGAGCTGCTCGGCATTCCCCAAGGCACAATCAAAGCCACGGTTTTGATCGAAACCATTTTGGCAGCCTTTGAAATGGATGAGATTCTCTATGTGCTGCGAGAGCATATCGCCGGTCTGAATGCCGGACGCTGGGATTATATCTTCAGCCTGATCAAAAAATTCCGCAACCACCCAGATGCCGTCCTGCCCGACCGCGCCCAAATCACCATGCAGGTGCCCTTTATGCAGGCCTATTGCAATCTGCTCGTACACACCTGCCACAAGCGTGGAGCCCATGCCATGGGCGGGATGGCGGCGTTTATCCCCAGCCGCCGCGATCCCGAAATCACCGAAAAAGCCCTGGCCCAAGTGCGGGCAGATAAAGAACGTGAAATTCGCCAGGGATTTGACGGCACCTGGGTCGCTCACCCCGATCTGGTGCCTGTGGCCCGCGAAGCCTTTGCGGCCTTGGCAGGAGAACCCCATCAGAAATCCGTCCTGCGTTCTGAAATCGAAGTAAAGGCCCAAGATTTGCTCAATTTCAAGATTCCAGAAGGGCAGATCAGTGAGGCGGGCTTTCGCTTGAATATCAACGTGGCGCTGCAATACCTGGCTGCCTGGCTTCAAGGACAAGGGGCCGTGGCCATTCACCATCTGATGGAGGATGCTGCCACCGCAGAAATTTCACGCGCACAACTTTGGCAATGGCTCCATCGGCCTGAAATTCGCTTCAGCACAGGGGAACCCATTCATTTTATCCACTACGAAACCTGTCTGGCAGAAGAGCTTGAAAAAATCCAGGCGCAGACTGCCCCCCAAAACCATGCGGCCTTGAAGGCGGCAGCCCAAGTTTTAAACAGCTTGGTACAAGCTGAAATTTTTCCTGAATTTTTAACCTTGAGTGCTTATCAACTACTTTAG
- a CDS encoding NADH-quinone oxidoreductase subunit A, translating into MSQLTAWSILGIFSLVTIIFSTLPIAGAFFFRPRKGNTSKEASYECGLHPKSDPHVQYNIQYYLFALAFLIFSIEILYVYPWAVNFKQLGPMALVEMAVFLFVLLMGLAYAWRKGGLDWQ; encoded by the coding sequence ATGTCACAACTTACAGCCTGGAGTATTCTGGGGATATTTTCACTGGTGACGATTATTTTCTCAACCCTGCCGATTGCCGGGGCCTTCTTTTTTCGGCCCCGCAAAGGCAATACCAGCAAAGAAGCCAGTTATGAATGCGGTTTGCATCCCAAATCAGACCCGCATGTTCAATACAATATTCAATACTATCTCTTTGCCCTGGCCTTTCTGATTTTCTCAATCGAAATTCTCTATGTGTATCCTTGGGCGGTGAACTTTAAACAATTGGGCCCCATGGCCCTGGTGGAGATGGCCGTTTTCCTGTTTGTTCTGCTGATGGGACTGGCCTATGCCTGGCGCAAAGGAGGTCTTGACTGGCAATGA